A stretch of the Sulfuritortus calidifontis genome encodes the following:
- a CDS encoding DUF4845 domain-containing protein, producing MSKQKGFSLISMLLLVIVVIFGGIMAMRVVPAYIEYFTLKKMVEETMAQPSLDNVSDAEIMEKFGKQLSINNITRVTPRDLLIERGPQGVTAKLAYSVRQPLMGKVNLCIDFETQAGGKAGQ from the coding sequence ATGTCCAAGCAAAAGGGGTTCAGCCTGATCAGCATGCTGCTGCTCGTCATCGTGGTCATCTTCGGCGGCATCATGGCCATGCGTGTGGTGCCGGCCTACATCGAATACTTCACGCTGAAGAAGATGGTCGAGGAGACCATGGCCCAACCCAGCCTGGACAACGTCAGCGACGCCGAGATCATGGAAAAATTCGGCAAGCAGCTGTCGATCAACAACATCACCCGGGTCACCCCGCGCGACCTCCTGATCGAGCGCGGCCCGCAGGGGGTGACCGCGAAGCTGGCCTATTCCGTGCGCCAGCCGCTGATGGGCAAGGTCAATCTGTGCATTGACTTCGAGACCCAGGCCGGCGGCAAAGCGGGGCAATGA
- the rnc gene encoding ribonuclease III: MTADLASLEARIGHRFGQRELLEQALTHRSYAARNNERLEFLGDSVLNCVVGLMLYRRFQQLQEGQLSRLRANLVNQQSLCEVARRIGLGAYLKLGEGELRSGGADRPSILADALESLFGAAFLDAGFPAAEGVIERLMGPAVVAIDPHTQGKDAKTLLQEWLQARRKGLPDYQLVAVTGQAHAQVFTVECRIEALGLRCQGTGNSRKAAEQAAAGAAYAQLAGH, from the coding sequence ATGACCGCGGATCTCGCCAGTCTGGAGGCGCGCATCGGCCATCGTTTCGGCCAGCGCGAGCTGTTGGAGCAGGCGCTGACCCACCGCAGTTACGCGGCCAGGAACAATGAGCGCCTGGAGTTTCTCGGCGACAGCGTGCTCAACTGCGTAGTCGGGCTCATGCTCTATCGGCGCTTCCAGCAGTTGCAGGAAGGCCAGCTCTCGCGCCTGCGCGCCAATCTGGTGAATCAGCAAAGCCTGTGCGAGGTGGCGCGCCGCATCGGCCTGGGTGCTTACCTCAAGCTGGGCGAGGGCGAACTCAGGAGCGGTGGGGCCGACCGGCCGTCGATCCTGGCCGATGCCCTGGAATCGCTGTTCGGCGCGGCCTTCCTCGATGCCGGGTTTCCCGCGGCCGAGGGCGTGATCGAACGCCTGATGGGGCCGGCCGTGGTGGCGATCGACCCGCACACCCAGGGCAAGGACGCCAAGACGCTGCTGCAGGAATGGCTGCAGGCGCGGCGCAAGGGCCTGCCCGATTACCAGCTGGTGGCGGTGACCGGCCAGGCCCATGCCCAGGTGTTCACCGTCGAGTGCCGCATCGAGGCATTGGGCCTGCGCTGCCAGGGCACCGGCAACAGCCGCAAGGCGGCCGAGCAGGCCGCCGCCGGCGCGGCCTATGCCCAGTTGGCCGGGCACTGA